One Nocardioidaceae bacterium SCSIO 66511 genomic window carries:
- a CDS encoding amidohydrolase family protein, whose protein sequence is MSIDRIRADVAAAPLVDHHVHGAWAAAPRRADFELMLTESDQAGPPATTTFDSQVGFAVRRWCAPVLDLEPHASAEAYLARRDELGNDEVNGRFLQQSGIAHYLLETGFRGDQIHGVHGMATSSRARVDEVVRLEPLAEQLAASGVGAAEFPAAFAALLDERTRDAVGLKTIVAYRYGLDFDSAPPTHREIVDAAGRWLAEIGDGEPRVTDPVLLRALIWAGVERGLPLQFHVGYGDPDLDLQRCDPLRLTGFLKRVDSTGVPIMLLHTYPFHRNAGYLAQMFPNVYMDVGLGVNYTGARSRAVVAESLELAPFSKVLFSTDAWGMPELHYLGATLWRSGMVASLASFLEAGEWSAADAARVVRLIAHENAQRVYRLEETA, encoded by the coding sequence GTGTCTATTGACCGAATTCGAGCCGACGTCGCGGCGGCGCCGCTGGTTGATCACCACGTTCACGGTGCGTGGGCAGCCGCGCCGCGTCGTGCCGATTTCGAGCTCATGCTCACCGAGTCCGACCAGGCCGGGCCACCCGCAACCACTACGTTCGACTCACAAGTCGGCTTTGCCGTCCGCCGCTGGTGCGCGCCCGTACTCGACCTCGAACCGCACGCCAGCGCCGAGGCATACCTCGCCCGACGTGACGAGTTGGGCAACGATGAGGTCAACGGCCGATTTCTGCAGCAGAGCGGAATAGCCCATTACCTGCTGGAGACCGGGTTCCGCGGCGACCAGATCCATGGTGTCCACGGCATGGCGACCTCCAGTCGTGCACGAGTCGATGAGGTGGTGCGGCTGGAACCCCTCGCCGAGCAGCTTGCTGCCTCGGGCGTCGGTGCCGCCGAGTTCCCGGCAGCGTTCGCCGCCCTGCTCGACGAACGCACGCGTGACGCCGTCGGACTCAAGACGATCGTCGCGTACCGATACGGACTCGACTTCGACTCTGCACCCCCGACGCATCGCGAGATCGTCGATGCAGCCGGGCGCTGGCTCGCCGAAATAGGTGATGGCGAGCCGCGCGTCACCGACCCGGTGCTCCTTCGGGCGCTGATCTGGGCCGGTGTAGAACGCGGGCTGCCATTGCAGTTCCACGTCGGCTACGGAGATCCGGACCTCGACCTGCAGCGGTGCGACCCGCTCCGCTTGACCGGCTTCCTCAAGCGAGTCGACTCGACCGGTGTCCCGATCATGCTTCTGCACACGTATCCGTTTCACCGCAATGCCGGCTACTTGGCACAGATGTTTCCGAACGTCTACATGGATGTCGGACTCGGCGTGAACTACACCGGTGCACGGTCGCGGGCCGTCGTTGCTGAGTCGCTGGAGCTCGCGCCCTTCTCGAAGGTCTTGTTCTCGACAGATGCGTGGGGCATGCCCGAGTTGCACTATCTCGGTGCGACGCTGTGGCGATCGGGCATGGTTGCGTCGTTGGCATCGTTCCTCGAAGCCGGAGAGTGGAGTGCCGCCGACGCCGCCCGGGTGGTTCGGCTGATTGCCCATGAGAATGCCCAGCGGGTCTACCGCCTCGAGGAAACCGCATGA
- a CDS encoding M20 family metallopeptidase yields the protein MSANLWASLDSGASKARALRRLLHAVPDLSGHEARTRDAVVSHLPEPTAVVPVADHGMILRFGPPGPAVGVRAELDALPVQEQTDVAWASTSGNMHACGHDVHLAAAAALCHAVHTLELPVPLVLALQPREETMPSGALDIIESGQLDRQQVVTMIGAHVQPLLERGQVACSGGSVNASSDEFQVVISGEGGHGAYPHLGADPVLALSHFVTMVQQVVSRESDPMAPAVVSVGEVHAGSSANVRPDEARASGIVRAMSADHRTLVLRRIREIAAAVAIAGGCTAQVEITGGEPVLVNDHELAARTREHLDRSGIDTSIEIRSCGADDFAFYSAHVPSLMAFVGVGAAAGQLHSPGFLPDEEVVDLTTTTLAAGYLASAGRYGLQAIG from the coding sequence ATGAGCGCGAATCTCTGGGCGAGCCTTGACTCTGGTGCCTCGAAGGCTCGCGCGTTACGTCGGCTGCTGCACGCCGTTCCCGACCTGTCCGGTCACGAGGCTCGCACTCGCGACGCCGTCGTGTCGCATCTGCCCGAACCAACTGCCGTTGTCCCGGTCGCCGATCACGGAATGATCCTGCGCTTCGGACCACCGGGGCCCGCGGTCGGCGTACGCGCCGAGCTCGACGCGCTGCCGGTGCAGGAGCAGACCGACGTCGCATGGGCATCGACATCCGGGAATATGCACGCCTGCGGTCACGACGTTCATCTGGCAGCGGCCGCCGCACTATGTCACGCCGTGCACACACTCGAGCTTCCCGTCCCACTGGTGCTTGCCCTGCAGCCGCGCGAGGAAACGATGCCTTCGGGCGCCCTCGACATCATCGAGTCTGGGCAACTCGATCGCCAACAGGTAGTGACGATGATTGGTGCACACGTGCAGCCGCTACTCGAACGCGGCCAGGTGGCGTGTAGCGGGGGTTCCGTGAATGCGTCGTCGGACGAGTTTCAGGTCGTGATCAGCGGTGAGGGCGGTCATGGCGCCTATCCGCACCTCGGCGCGGACCCTGTGCTCGCCCTCAGTCACTTCGTCACCATGGTGCAGCAAGTGGTCTCTCGTGAGTCGGATCCGATGGCACCTGCAGTCGTCAGTGTCGGCGAGGTGCACGCCGGCTCGTCGGCCAATGTACGACCGGACGAGGCCCGCGCATCGGGCATCGTCCGGGCGATGAGTGCTGACCATCGCACACTCGTCCTGCGCCGAATCCGCGAGATCGCAGCTGCGGTAGCCATAGCCGGTGGATGTACAGCACAGGTGGAGATCACCGGTGGCGAACCGGTGTTGGTCAACGACCACGAGCTGGCGGCGCGTACACGTGAGCATCTCGATCGCAGCGGTATCGATACCAGCATTGAGATCCGGTCCTGCGGCGCCGACGACTTTGCCTTCTACAGCGCGCACGTTCCGTCGCTGATGGCGTTCGTCGGCGTCGGCGCGGCGGCTGGCCAGCTGCACAGCCCCGGCTTTCTGCCCGATGAGGAAGTGGTGGACCTGACCACCACCACGCTCGCGGCAGGGTACCTCGCGTCGGCGGGCAGATACGGGCTGCAGGCGATCGGATGA
- a CDS encoding phosphotransferase gives MSNARSLLAGRPDMTPARAERLLSEHWGLVAQVRPLSSERDLNFAVAVGGVDRYVLKVANGLDPRSAVDLQQEMMMRLLDRGLPVPDVVPTGGSSTVCCGDHPVWLIGLLPGSPMAYSEPTDETFVQLGRLIGRVSLALDGFDHPGARRSMQWDVQRADNVIAHYRPYVRDSTRGALLDRELTHLQRRVLPVLDHLPRTVVHNDANDHNVLVDERGDITGLIDFGDALHSVRIHDLAVACAYAMLDRDDPTTVAERIIAAYEAEFAATDVELTAVPHLIRARLATSVAISAYQSRDVDDPYLRVSEEAAWTLLERWEGGAPWPTS, from the coding sequence ATGAGCAACGCACGCAGCCTGCTCGCGGGCCGACCGGACATGACGCCCGCGCGGGCAGAGCGTCTGCTCTCTGAGCACTGGGGACTCGTGGCGCAGGTTCGACCACTCAGCTCAGAACGGGATCTGAACTTCGCGGTCGCGGTCGGCGGTGTGGACCGATACGTTCTGAAGGTCGCGAATGGCCTTGATCCGCGATCGGCTGTCGACCTCCAACAGGAAATGATGATGCGGCTGCTCGATCGTGGGCTGCCCGTGCCCGATGTCGTTCCGACGGGCGGCAGCAGCACGGTTTGCTGCGGCGATCACCCGGTCTGGCTCATCGGGCTGCTCCCTGGCTCGCCGATGGCGTACTCGGAGCCGACGGACGAGACCTTCGTGCAGCTCGGTCGGCTCATCGGCCGAGTCAGTTTGGCACTGGACGGCTTCGACCACCCGGGCGCTCGTCGTTCGATGCAATGGGACGTGCAGCGTGCCGACAATGTCATCGCGCACTATCGACCGTACGTGCGTGACAGCACGCGCGGTGCGCTCCTTGATCGAGAACTCACACACTTGCAGCGTCGCGTTCTTCCCGTGCTGGACCATCTGCCGCGCACGGTGGTGCACAACGATGCGAACGACCACAATGTGCTGGTCGATGAGCGTGGCGACATCACCGGACTCATCGACTTTGGAGACGCCCTGCACAGCGTTCGAATTCACGACCTGGCAGTTGCGTGCGCGTATGCGATGCTCGACCGCGACGACCCGACGACGGTCGCCGAGCGCATCATCGCAGCGTACGAAGCCGAATTTGCAGCGACCGATGTCGAGCTGACCGCCGTACCCCACCTCATCCGCGCTCGGCTCGCGACGAGCGTTGCGATCTCGGCCTACCAGTCCCGCGACGTCGACGATCCCTACTTGAGGGTCTCCGAGGAAGCGGCTTGGACATTGTTGGAACGCTGGGAAGGTGGGGCACCATGGCCGACATCGTGA
- a CDS encoding aminotransferase class III-fold pyridoxal phosphate-dependent enzyme encodes MADIVNDILRRRREHIAPGLSVLYSDDPIHVVRAAGQYLYDDSGAAYLDCMNNVPHVGHCHPRVADAVARQFATLNTNSRLLYDQLAEYAERLCALVPDPLEVCYFVNSGSEANELALRLMRAATGRRGVVALSGAYHGNTTSLVDISPYKFDGRGGQGRPRHVQVAPAPDAYRGPHRDEGAVESYTQEVDDALRRGERDGFAAGAFISEALMGTAGQIHPPEGYLPGAYARARDHGALVIADEVQVGFGRVGQEFWAFRAMGATPDILTLGKPIGNSYPLGAVITTREIAAEFDNGMEYFNTFGGSPVACAAGLAVLDVLRDEELPEHAEKVGDHLLSRLRELGETHEAIGDVRGLGLFIGVEIVADRATRTPASDVARHIVTRLRAERILISTDGPDDNVLKIKPPLAFDADDADRLADAIHRALIAME; translated from the coding sequence ATGGCCGACATCGTGAACGACATCCTGCGACGGCGACGCGAACACATCGCACCCGGCCTTTCTGTGTTGTACAGCGACGACCCGATCCACGTCGTCCGTGCAGCCGGGCAATACCTCTATGACGACTCGGGCGCCGCGTACCTGGACTGCATGAACAACGTGCCGCATGTCGGCCACTGCCACCCGCGGGTGGCAGACGCCGTTGCTCGTCAGTTCGCCACCTTGAACACCAACTCCCGACTGCTCTACGACCAGCTTGCGGAGTACGCCGAGCGGCTCTGCGCACTCGTCCCTGATCCGCTGGAAGTCTGCTACTTCGTCAACTCCGGCAGTGAGGCGAACGAGCTCGCACTACGCCTCATGCGTGCCGCAACCGGGCGACGCGGCGTCGTCGCGTTGTCCGGCGCCTACCATGGCAACACGACCTCGCTGGTTGATATCAGTCCCTACAAGTTCGATGGGCGAGGCGGCCAGGGTCGACCTCGCCACGTTCAGGTGGCGCCTGCACCGGACGCCTATCGCGGGCCACATCGTGATGAGGGAGCGGTCGAGTCGTACACGCAAGAGGTCGACGACGCTCTTCGGCGTGGTGAGCGCGACGGATTCGCGGCTGGAGCGTTCATTTCCGAAGCCCTCATGGGAACGGCTGGGCAGATCCATCCACCCGAGGGCTATCTCCCCGGTGCGTATGCACGAGCACGCGATCACGGCGCTCTTGTCATTGCAGACGAGGTCCAGGTCGGATTCGGCCGTGTAGGTCAGGAGTTTTGGGCGTTTCGCGCCATGGGTGCGACGCCGGACATACTGACGCTCGGAAAGCCGATCGGCAACAGCTATCCGCTCGGAGCAGTGATCACAACGCGAGAGATCGCCGCGGAGTTCGACAACGGGATGGAGTACTTCAACACCTTCGGGGGCAGCCCGGTCGCGTGCGCGGCCGGACTCGCGGTGCTCGACGTACTGCGCGACGAAGAACTCCCTGAGCATGCCGAGAAGGTGGGAGATCACCTGCTCTCTCGGCTTCGCGAACTCGGTGAGACTCACGAGGCGATCGGAGACGTTCGTGGCCTCGGGCTGTTTATCGGCGTGGAGATCGTGGCCGATCGAGCGACGCGGACACCGGCAAGCGATGTTGCGCGTCATATCGTCACCCGCCTGCGCGCCGAACGGATTCTCATCTCGACGGACGGCCCGGACGACAATGTGCTGAAGATCAAGCCTCCGTTGGCGTTCGATGCCGATGATGCTGATCGGTTGGCTGACGCCATCCATCGCGCATTGATCGCGATGGAGTAG
- a CDS encoding sodium:solute symporter family protein gives MTVDNAQYSCLVFSHSERCSIWAPSFVGRELNPMTIVEVIVVAYVLGVLGLALRLRNRTKNLDDFFVGGRSFSLWYNVNTLAATAIGSGTTIGVAGMTYADGISAGWILIGFAIGFGLIAVLIAEPLHRMKSVTMTDVIGDRFGDRARAIASVLILVQYFGIAAAQVLALGLMTASLLDISLTLSIITMGSVMIVYTVVGGLLSISLVDIFQMTLIAIGIMVVLPYVGLDEVGGAGGLSDGLSSDYFNPTAMGAAGLIGMLAWIIPQGFLSQELWIRVLASKSPSVARRSTLIASFAVYLPYMVSILVIGLCGAVLLPGINPDTVIPRLITEYTPPVVQGVLFAALLSVLMSTATSVMLVAGSNLIKDVVLRIDRRPHSDRSLLIASKLGVIVVGALSIVLALSADGIIELMQNVATPYVGALFPIVLAVFFWPRASATAALATMLVSIVLSTILYATDWTVWDLHPIVINLCASTVTLALVSFAIPNKHTTTTVPRDATTEEA, from the coding sequence ATGACCGTTGACAACGCGCAATACTCCTGCCTAGTGTTCAGTCATAGTGAACGGTGTTCAATATGGGCACCGTCGTTCGTTGGCAGGGAGTTGAATCCCATGACGATCGTCGAAGTGATCGTCGTCGCATACGTACTCGGAGTGCTTGGCTTGGCGCTCCGGCTGCGGAACCGGACGAAGAACCTCGACGACTTCTTTGTCGGTGGTCGTTCGTTCTCGCTTTGGTACAACGTCAATACGCTCGCGGCGACGGCGATCGGTTCGGGCACGACGATCGGCGTCGCAGGGATGACCTACGCAGACGGCATCTCTGCGGGTTGGATCCTCATCGGTTTCGCGATCGGGTTCGGCCTTATCGCGGTGCTGATCGCAGAGCCGTTGCACCGGATGAAGTCGGTGACGATGACCGACGTCATCGGTGATCGCTTCGGCGATCGCGCCCGCGCGATCGCGAGCGTGCTGATCCTCGTTCAATACTTCGGCATCGCGGCAGCTCAGGTGCTCGCCCTCGGCCTCATGACTGCGTCACTTCTCGACATCTCGCTTACTCTGTCGATCATCACGATGGGTTCAGTGATGATCGTCTACACCGTCGTCGGCGGGCTGCTCTCGATCTCGCTCGTCGACATCTTCCAGATGACGCTGATCGCAATCGGAATCATGGTCGTCCTGCCCTACGTCGGTTTGGACGAGGTCGGCGGCGCGGGCGGTCTTTCCGACGGTCTCAGTAGCGACTACTTCAACCCCACAGCGATGGGCGCCGCCGGCCTGATAGGCATGCTGGCATGGATCATTCCCCAGGGGTTCTTGTCGCAGGAGTTATGGATCAGAGTACTCGCTTCCAAGAGTCCGTCCGTCGCGCGACGGTCGACCCTGATCGCGTCGTTCGCGGTCTATCTCCCGTACATGGTTTCGATCCTCGTCATTGGCCTGTGCGGGGCCGTGCTCCTTCCCGGCATCAATCCCGACACCGTTATTCCCCGGTTGATCACTGAGTACACGCCACCGGTCGTCCAGGGGGTGTTGTTCGCCGCCCTGCTGTCAGTACTCATGTCCACGGCGACATCCGTGATGCTCGTGGCCGGATCGAACCTCATCAAGGATGTCGTGCTGCGGATCGACCGCAGGCCCCACTCAGACAGGTCGTTGCTGATCGCCTCGAAGCTGGGAGTGATCGTCGTCGGCGCGCTCTCGATCGTGCTCGCGCTGAGCGCAGACGGGATCATCGAGCTTATGCAGAATGTCGCGACCCCTTACGTCGGCGCACTATTCCCGATCGTGCTTGCGGTCTTCTTCTGGCCGCGGGCGAGCGCGACGGCGGCCCTGGCGACGATGCTTGTGTCGATCGTGCTGTCGACGATCCTGTACGCGACTGACTGGACGGTGTGGGATCTGCATCCGATCGTGATCAACCTCTGTGCGAGCACCGTGACCCTCGCACTCGTGTCCTTCGCGATACCGAACAAGCACACGACCACCACGGTCCCCCGTGACGCAACGACAGAGGAGGCATGA
- a CDS encoding Rid family hydrolase: MLERIQDGGGFEEKAGYCRAVKAGATISVSGTIASAPEGVALADLDTYEQTAAGLRRSLEAVRELGGAVETVTRTRVYLAPGAVWQQMVRAHHEIFADARPANTTVYVSALIPPGALVEVELEAVTEVSR, translated from the coding sequence ATGCTTGAGCGAATCCAGGACGGCGGCGGCTTCGAGGAGAAGGCCGGCTACTGCCGTGCCGTCAAAGCCGGTGCGACCATCAGCGTCAGCGGTACGATCGCGTCGGCGCCCGAAGGAGTAGCCCTCGCGGACCTCGACACCTACGAGCAGACGGCCGCCGGGCTGCGCCGCTCCCTCGAGGCTGTCCGCGAGCTTGGCGGCGCCGTCGAGACGGTGACACGTACACGGGTGTATCTCGCGCCGGGAGCCGTCTGGCAGCAGATGGTGCGCGCTCACCACGAGATCTTCGCCGATGCGCGCCCTGCTAACACAACGGTCTACGTGTCTGCCCTCATCCCGCCCGGCGCACTTGTCGAGGTGGAGCTCGAGGCCGTCACTGAGGTATCGAGGTGA
- a CDS encoding FAD-binding oxidoreductase, producing MSTRRVDLVVVGAGVIGLSIAWRLAKAGDSCTVFDGRGIGSGMTAIQPGGIRTQWSSELACEMALESYDFYREIDARLQPGQDPAFDACGYVFAAAKPETLADLERGVELQNAKGIGSEMLGADEIAELVPGIDPSVTIGGVYNATDGYFDHPGAVATAFAEAAIRAGAQYEAKHVERIDRMADGWNVVLRGGDTMVASSVIVAAGAGSASLVAPHSDPVPLDSEPRYLFYSNRIRPFLVRPLVVFADEHFAVKHLADGSVLASNLSHGHDGSPDETAWRKEVTQTARRLVPLLEHVRYPVLVEGTYDVTPDQQPILGPVPGATGLYLAAGMNGRGMMMAPAIGRMMADAVANDDASAIPSELQISRFTSGRPTRGEARVI from the coding sequence GTGAGCACACGACGTGTCGACCTCGTGGTCGTCGGAGCTGGCGTCATCGGACTGTCGATCGCTTGGCGACTCGCGAAGGCGGGAGACAGCTGCACCGTCTTCGACGGACGTGGCATCGGGTCGGGCATGACCGCGATCCAACCTGGTGGCATCCGTACGCAGTGGAGCAGCGAGCTGGCCTGTGAAATGGCCCTGGAATCGTACGACTTCTACCGGGAGATCGACGCCCGGCTGCAGCCAGGTCAGGATCCGGCGTTCGATGCATGCGGTTATGTCTTCGCGGCGGCGAAGCCGGAGACATTGGCCGATCTTGAACGCGGTGTCGAGCTGCAAAACGCCAAGGGAATCGGCAGCGAGATGCTGGGCGCTGACGAAATCGCCGAGCTCGTGCCCGGAATCGACCCGTCGGTCACAATCGGCGGCGTGTACAACGCCACGGACGGGTATTTCGACCACCCCGGCGCCGTCGCCACCGCCTTCGCGGAGGCAGCGATCAGGGCGGGTGCACAGTACGAGGCGAAACACGTCGAGCGCATCGACCGAATGGCCGACGGGTGGAACGTCGTACTCCGTGGTGGCGACACCATGGTTGCGTCGTCCGTGATCGTCGCCGCGGGAGCAGGGTCCGCGAGCCTGGTCGCGCCACACTCGGATCCCGTCCCGCTCGACAGCGAGCCGAGATATCTCTTCTACAGCAACCGGATTCGACCGTTCTTGGTCCGCCCGCTCGTGGTCTTCGCTGATGAGCACTTCGCCGTGAAGCATCTGGCGGACGGCAGCGTACTGGCCTCGAACCTGAGTCACGGCCACGACGGCTCTCCAGACGAAACCGCCTGGCGCAAGGAGGTCACCCAGACGGCACGTCGTCTGGTCCCGTTGCTCGAGCACGTGAGGTACCCCGTCCTAGTTGAGGGTACGTACGACGTCACACCAGACCAGCAGCCGATACTCGGCCCCGTGCCCGGCGCCACAGGGCTGTACCTCGCCGCGGGGATGAACGGTCGCGGAATGATGATGGCTCCCGCAATCGGCCGGATGATGGCCGATGCCGTTGCCAACGACGACGCGAGTGCAATCCCGTCAGAGCTGCAGATTTCCAGGTTCACGTCTGGGCGCCCAACGCGCGGCGAGGCGCGGGTCATCTGA
- a CDS encoding protein phosphatase 2C family protein — protein MRVVDTATLAGDGDNNQDRAITGDRYAAVLDGASQFPPRADGHDGGWYSERLARALTHALDADPESTPSDAVAHAIGSVATDEHLQPGDAPSSTVTLARWDAERLHIYVLGDSPAIVFLTDGTHQVITDRRLSQIADDRRTAYRARLADGHGFDATHRRLLADLQAEQQRQRNNNGGYWIAEADPQAGHHGYTTTFALDHIDTVLLLSDGVSATVDKYASPQTWPEALTYIRDHGCAALLRAATELEDQDHDGSKWPRSKRHDDKTAVLVAAKE, from the coding sequence GTGAGAGTCGTCGACACTGCAACCCTCGCGGGCGACGGCGACAACAATCAGGACCGCGCGATCACGGGCGACCGCTACGCCGCTGTCCTCGACGGTGCCTCGCAGTTCCCTCCACGAGCCGACGGCCACGACGGCGGCTGGTACTCCGAACGTCTAGCACGAGCGCTGACCCATGCACTCGACGCCGACCCCGAATCGACGCCCAGCGACGCAGTAGCGCATGCGATCGGCTCCGTTGCCACCGATGAGCACCTTCAACCAGGCGACGCCCCATCGAGCACCGTCACGCTCGCCCGCTGGGACGCCGAACGGCTCCACATCTACGTACTCGGGGACAGCCCAGCGATCGTGTTCCTTACCGACGGCACCCACCAGGTCATCACCGATCGACGACTCTCCCAGATCGCCGACGACCGCCGAACCGCATACCGGGCGCGGCTCGCCGACGGGCACGGGTTCGACGCCACCCACCGCCGCCTACTCGCAGACTTACAAGCCGAGCAACAGCGACAGCGCAACAACAATGGCGGGTACTGGATCGCCGAAGCCGACCCGCAGGCCGGCCACCACGGCTACACCACGACATTCGCGCTCGACCATATCGACACAGTGCTCCTCCTCAGCGACGGAGTCTCAGCCACCGTCGACAAGTACGCATCACCACAGACCTGGCCAGAAGCCCTCACCTACATACGCGACCACGGATGCGCTGCCTTGCTCCGCGCTGCAACCGAGCTAGAAGACCAGGACCACGACGGCAGCAAATGGCCGCGCAGCAAGCGCCACGACGACAAGACCGCCGTGCTCGTCGCCGCAAAGGAGTAG
- a CDS encoding WhiB family transcriptional regulator has protein sequence MSANLDDQLALPLPDPTHDATLARRVTPGWQAQAACHGVHGDVFFPEPDERGALVEAAALDVCNGCRVRSSCRATALLNGEQGIWGGTTEGDRDRMLSALTRGVSVDAVLVETIRTRASDEGAAA, from the coding sequence ATGAGCGCCAACCTCGACGACCAGCTCGCGTTGCCGCTTCCCGACCCGACGCACGACGCAACACTGGCCCGTCGGGTCACTCCCGGCTGGCAGGCACAGGCCGCGTGTCACGGGGTGCACGGGGATGTGTTCTTCCCCGAACCCGACGAACGAGGTGCACTCGTGGAGGCTGCTGCGCTCGATGTGTGCAACGGATGCCGCGTCCGGTCCTCGTGCCGCGCGACTGCCCTCCTGAACGGTGAACAAGGCATCTGGGGCGGAACGACCGAAGGCGACCGTGACCGGATGCTGTCCGCACTCACTCGCGGGGTGTCCGTCGATGCCGTGCTCGTCGAAACCATCCGGACACGAGCCAGCGATGAGGGGGCGGCGGCATGA
- a CDS encoding replication initiation protein, translating to MTDMNGTQLLEMAELAGVCVRPVIRKRIDLDTGEEHYVPIPCGSTRANVCGPCAEKARQLRITQCREGWHRDVEPDGFGDAPDESEPEQDGDQADTPEEVEESSARRRRSTRRRDDAGDLPKSPTADTTLGRTFTSPDGKAYRPSMFLTFTLPSYGPVHTASRRNGRAVRCRCGGRHTDGEGIAGTPIDPKHGYDYRKAALDALHFPKLVDRLFQNLRRAADYKVQYFATVEPQHRLALHLHAAVRGTIPRKTVRQVVDGTYHQVWWPQHKEPVYTGGRLPAWDDYQGGYVDPDTRVLLPTWDQALDAIDPDNDKPAYVIRAGKQFDYQGLIATNEREVANSVRYLTKYLTKSIAETYDPDTLSKHQREHRDRLHREVRWLPCSPKCANWLRFGVQPKDAAEGMRPGECGKKAHELDNLGHGGRRVLVSRQWSGKRLDEHKADRAAVVREVLDEAGIEMPDTERYAADAVNDDGQPRYRWESLNLDLADGDADNVPIFRELVRQAITERNRWRTQYERAREVIASRDRPPENRSATDQDAASAA from the coding sequence ATGACTGACATGAACGGTACACAGCTGTTGGAGATGGCCGAACTGGCCGGGGTCTGCGTGCGTCCGGTGATCCGTAAACGCATCGACCTCGACACGGGCGAAGAACACTACGTCCCGATCCCGTGCGGCTCGACGCGGGCGAATGTGTGCGGCCCGTGTGCCGAGAAAGCCCGCCAGCTGCGCATCACCCAATGCCGCGAAGGCTGGCACCGCGACGTCGAGCCCGACGGATTCGGTGATGCCCCCGACGAATCCGAGCCCGAGCAGGACGGCGACCAGGCCGATACGCCCGAGGAGGTCGAGGAGTCTTCTGCTCGTCGTCGGCGTTCGACCAGACGACGCGATGATGCGGGCGACCTGCCGAAGTCTCCGACCGCCGACACGACACTCGGGCGCACATTCACCTCACCGGACGGGAAGGCGTACAGGCCGTCGATGTTCCTGACGTTCACACTCCCGTCCTATGGGCCGGTCCACACCGCCAGTCGACGAAATGGGCGTGCGGTGCGGTGCCGCTGCGGCGGCAGGCACACCGACGGTGAGGGGATTGCGGGGACGCCGATCGATCCGAAACACGGCTACGACTACCGCAAGGCCGCGTTGGATGCGTTGCACTTCCCCAAGCTCGTCGACCGGCTGTTTCAGAACCTGCGCCGCGCAGCGGACTACAAGGTGCAGTACTTCGCGACCGTCGAACCCCAACACCGGCTCGCGCTGCACCTACACGCCGCGGTACGCGGGACGATTCCCCGCAAGACAGTCCGTCAGGTTGTCGACGGCACCTACCACCAGGTCTGGTGGCCCCAACACAAAGAGCCGGTCTACACCGGTGGCCGGCTTCCTGCCTGGGACGACTACCAGGGCGGCTACGTCGACCCCGACACTCGCGTCCTGTTGCCGACCTGGGATCAGGCGCTCGATGCGATCGACCCCGACAACGACAAGCCGGCGTATGTGATCCGTGCCGGGAAGCAGTTCGACTATCAGGGTCTGATCGCGACCAACGAGCGTGAGGTTGCGAACTCGGTGCGGTATCTGACGAAGTACCTCACCAAGTCGATCGCGGAAACCTATGATCCCGACACCCTGAGCAAGCATCAGCGTGAGCATCGTGACCGGCTGCATCGTGAGGTTCGGTGGCTGCCGTGTTCCCCGAAGTGTGCGAACTGGCTGCGGTTCGGGGTCCAGCCCAAGGACGCCGCCGAGGGGATGCGTCCCGGTGAGTGTGGGAAGAAGGCCCACGAGCTCGACAACCTCGGCCACGGTGGTCGGCGTGTTCTCGTGTCGCGGCAGTGGTCTGGTAAACGACTCGATGAACACAAGGCCGACCGTGCCGCCGTCGTCCGTGAGGTTCTCGACGAGGCCGGGATCGAGATGCCCGACACCGAACGGTACGCCGCCGACGCGGTCAACGACGACGGACAACCCCGCTACCGGTGGGAATCGCTGAACCTCGACCTGGCCGACGGCGACGCCGACAACGTGCCCATCTTCCGCGAACTCGTCCGCCAAGCCATCACCGAACGCAACCGATGGCGCACCCAATACGAACGAGCCCGCGAAGTCATCGCCTCCCGCGACCGACCACCCGAAAACCGTTCGGCAACTGATCAGGATGCCGCTTCGGCGGCATAG
- a CDS encoding helix-turn-helix domain-containing protein, whose product MWTIGDLAEYLGVPVRTLYEWRTKDYGPKGIRVGRYVRYRAEDVHAWVDAQAAA is encoded by the coding sequence ATGTGGACGATTGGCGATCTAGCGGAGTACTTGGGGGTGCCGGTGCGCACGCTGTACGAGTGGCGTACGAAGGACTACGGCCCGAAAGGCATCCGCGTCGGACGATACGTCCGGTACCGGGCAGAGGACGTTCATGCCTGGGTCGACGCTCAGGCGGCGGCATAG